In the Wyeomyia smithii strain HCP4-BCI-WySm-NY-G18 chromosome 2, ASM2978416v1, whole genome shotgun sequence genome, one interval contains:
- the LOC129724019 gene encoding uncharacterized protein LOC129724019: MKLVSIGLTILVGLCSASVCNAKASHKVLCSEDLMRAHVVLPANDSKTTVYLEGMKGYPDPKCKPTINDTLAQFDLSLANIYECGVTRVVNKLTGKKVFYHRIIIEGDQQSGKEIISVKCITNGPVYNVTHGIVKRDVLPAGFQEPEELEITSNITKTAPEPLLSIGVRQGDQLVSGDLNVSPGTNLQMEIFLDEKSAPIYGLGVNYMQVTDTLSQEETIIFNGCSVDPYLFENFNTVDGDLLVAKFRAFKFPESTYVQFRGTVNVCVNRCKGVTCSNGQTAYGRKRREISQSAIDPNKVYEVTMTTFIKVNYDENGDKGAAFDIDQKFRQLKLNNQKLARNSRAGNVFESIHVSKTAGSNPSENAKVEETILFTREIITQPEDNMDTSGSSRKHSAWASITVALLLCSNTFL, translated from the exons CGTCCCATAAAGTGCTTTGTTCAGAAGACCTGATGCGAGCCCACGTGGTGTTACCTGCGAACGATTCCAAAACAACAGTTTACCTAGAGGGCATGAAAGGCTATCCTGACCCTAAGTGCAAACCCACAATCAACGATACCCTGGCCCAATTTGATCTGTCACTCGCTAACATTTACGAGTGTGGTGTTACCAGGGTAGTCAATAAACTTACT ggaaaaaaagttttctacCATCGAATCATAATCGAAGGAGACCAGCAGAGTGGTAAAGAAATAATAAGCGTCAAATGTATCACCAATGGACCGGTCTACAATGTTACTCATGGAATCGTCAAGCGTGATGTTCTGCCGGCAGGATTTCAGGAACCAGA AGAGCTCGAGATTACCTCCAACATAACAAAAACGGCTCCCGAGCCATTGCTGAGCATCGGTGTCCGTCAGGGTGATCAGTTAGTGTCCGGTGATTTAAACGTGAGTCCAGGCACGAACCTCCAGATGGAAATTTTTCTCGATGAAAAGTCTGCTCCTATTTACGGCCTTGGGGTAAACTACATGCAAGTAACCGATACTTTGTCACAAGAAGAAACAATAATTTTCAATGG CTGCTCTGTTGATCCATATCTATTCGAAAATTTTAATACTGTGGATGGTGATTTACTGGTAGCAAAATTTCGAGCCTTCAAGTTCCCAGAGTCAACCTACGTACAATTTCGAGGAACCGTTAACGTATGCGTAAACCGATGCAAGGGAGTTACCTGCAGTAACGGTCAAACTGCATACGGCCGAAAACGACGAGAAATAAGTCAAAGTGCGATCGATCCGAACAAAGTATATGAAGTTACAATGACCACTTTCATAAAAGTTAATTATGATGAAAATGGTGATAAAG GTGCCGCCTTTGATATAGATCAGAAATTTCGACAACTGAAACTAAATAACCAAAAACTTGCCCGCAACAGTCGAGCCGGAAATGTGTTCGAAAGTATTCACGTGTCAAAAACGGCCGGATCAAACCCCAGCGAGAATGCTAAAGTAGAAGAAACGATTCTCTTCACTAGGGAGATAATCACTCAGCCGGAAGACAACATGGATACCAGTGGCAGTAGCAGAAAACATTCGGCATGGGCTAGCATAACCGTTGCTTTGCTACTGTGTTCAAATACTTTCCTTTAA